One genomic segment of Desulfocapsa sulfexigens DSM 10523 includes these proteins:
- a CDS encoding efflux RND transporter periplasmic adaptor subunit: protein MKNSISFFLILTICLSALLTGGCKEQQQQTPAPPPPPEVTVANPTVRDVTNYIYFTGYTEARKEIEFRARVEGYLESFSFEPGKLVEKGDLLFNIDAKPFEADVAKAEADLKTREARLKLAEATLKRKESAYKEKAVSELAVLEAKAELSIAQAQILESQAQLTSAKLQLSYTRIYAPESGLISRNLVDNGNLVGAGDKTLLATLVNYDPIYVYFNMDERSLMLFKRHLKEQGINDITRNPVSVELGLGDDSNYPYSGVSDYLDSQVDLSTGTILTRAKFDNKDLYIIPGLFAKIRIPTHVEKDALLVPEIALSSDQRGRYLLGVTADGTVEYKPVEIGALVDGFRVIRKGIIKDDMVVVNGVQRARPGAKVTPKTAQN, encoded by the coding sequence ATGAAAAATTCAATTTCCTTTTTTCTGATTTTGACCATATGTCTCAGCGCCCTCCTCACAGGAGGATGCAAGGAACAACAACAGCAGACACCAGCGCCCCCTCCCCCTCCTGAGGTAACTGTTGCTAATCCAACAGTCAGGGATGTCACAAACTACATCTACTTCACGGGATACACAGAAGCACGAAAAGAGATAGAATTCCGTGCCCGAGTTGAAGGATATCTCGAGAGTTTCTCCTTTGAACCAGGCAAACTGGTGGAAAAAGGAGATCTTCTTTTCAACATTGACGCCAAACCTTTTGAGGCTGATGTTGCAAAAGCAGAGGCAGATCTTAAAACCAGAGAAGCAAGGCTTAAACTGGCAGAAGCAACATTAAAACGGAAGGAAAGCGCTTACAAAGAAAAGGCTGTAAGCGAACTCGCCGTTCTCGAAGCGAAGGCCGAACTTAGTATAGCCCAGGCTCAGATTCTGGAATCTCAAGCTCAGCTGACTTCAGCAAAATTGCAGCTCTCCTACACAAGAATCTATGCCCCTGAGAGTGGCCTTATCAGCAGGAATCTTGTTGATAATGGAAACCTTGTAGGTGCGGGTGATAAAACCCTTCTTGCAACATTGGTTAACTACGACCCGATCTACGTCTATTTCAATATGGATGAACGCTCACTGATGCTTTTCAAAAGACACCTCAAAGAACAGGGGATAAATGACATCACAAGAAATCCCGTTTCTGTGGAACTGGGACTGGGTGATGACTCCAACTACCCATATAGTGGGGTAAGTGACTATCTCGACAGCCAGGTAGATCTTTCAACGGGAACAATCCTGACGCGGGCAAAATTCGACAACAAAGACCTCTATATCATACCAGGACTCTTTGCCAAAATTAGAATCCCTACCCATGTTGAAAAAGATGCCCTGCTGGTACCGGAAATTGCCCTTTCTTCCGATCAGCGTGGGCGTTATCTGTTAGGTGTCACTGCTGATGGAACCGTTGAGTATAAACCGGTTGAAATTGGTGCCCTTGTTGACGGATTTCGCGTAATTCGTAAAGGCATAATTAAGGATGATATGGTCGTTGTTAATGGTGTTCAGCGTGCGCGACCCGGCGCAAAAGTGACTCCCAAAACAGCTCAAAACTGA
- a CDS encoding efflux transporter outer membrane subunit has protein sequence MSIIFDKHPPDRNYERSILYGLLTLTLSLSGCMVGPDYQAPKGTSSVQISSIIYPGVRFEQTDLSHWWDIFNDPQLSSLIRLGEQNNFDIKMALARVKEARASLGIESSGLYPEIDADGAVTWAKESENVNPLATSEETKYAFSADASWEIDLFGRIRRSIEAATAEYQASWEDHNDVLISIRAEIAVNYFSMRTLQAQLETTKKNITSQQDMLHLTEVRYKNGIATYLDVAQATRELASTEAELPLLRIALQKNITALSVLTGQPSDILRQEFSTVRPIPVPPAELTVGIPAERIRQRPDVKLAERKIAAQTARIGVATADLYPSFSLVGSLGLASLDAGNFFNSASTVYGIGPSLHWNIFNMDRIRQNIAVQDARTEQALYSYELTMLNAIKEVEDSLSGFHEQRLRLEALNHSVQASKETVSMSIKLYKDGLTPFQDVLDAQRSLLNSESNQDAARGDAAVQLVSLYKALAGGWTTQPERHSELPQ, from the coding sequence ATGTCCATCATATTCGATAAACACCCTCCAGACAGGAATTATGAACGCTCTATACTCTATGGTCTTCTCACCCTCACCTTGAGTCTTTCTGGCTGCATGGTTGGCCCCGATTATCAAGCCCCAAAGGGAACCTCTTCTGTTCAGATAAGCAGCATCATCTATCCCGGAGTCCGTTTCGAACAGACCGATCTCAGCCACTGGTGGGACATCTTTAATGACCCTCAGCTCAGCTCACTGATACGTCTCGGGGAACAGAACAACTTTGACATTAAAATGGCCCTTGCACGGGTTAAAGAAGCCCGTGCTTCACTCGGCATTGAAAGCTCAGGTCTCTATCCTGAGATTGATGCAGACGGTGCTGTTACCTGGGCCAAGGAGAGTGAAAACGTTAATCCCCTGGCAACCAGTGAAGAGACAAAATATGCTTTTTCAGCCGATGCCAGCTGGGAAATTGACCTCTTTGGAAGGATAAGGCGTTCCATTGAAGCTGCCACTGCCGAGTACCAGGCATCCTGGGAGGATCATAATGATGTCCTGATCAGCATCAGGGCTGAAATCGCAGTAAATTATTTTTCGATGCGTACTCTCCAGGCACAACTGGAAACAACGAAAAAGAACATCACATCACAGCAGGACATGCTGCACCTTACGGAAGTTCGCTACAAAAACGGCATTGCGACCTATCTCGACGTTGCTCAGGCAACACGTGAGCTTGCCAGCACTGAAGCCGAACTCCCATTGTTGCGGATAGCTCTACAGAAAAATATCACAGCGCTCAGTGTCCTTACTGGTCAACCATCCGACATCCTCCGCCAGGAATTCAGCACAGTCAGACCAATACCAGTTCCTCCCGCCGAACTGACTGTTGGAATTCCCGCTGAACGTATCCGCCAGAGACCCGATGTAAAGCTCGCCGAACGGAAAATCGCCGCCCAGACTGCACGTATTGGCGTTGCAACAGCAGATCTCTACCCCAGTTTTTCTCTGGTTGGTTCACTTGGACTTGCCTCCTTAGACGCCGGGAATTTCTTTAATTCTGCCAGTACAGTCTATGGTATTGGTCCTTCTCTTCACTGGAACATTTTTAACATGGACCGCATACGACAGAATATTGCCGTTCAGGATGCCAGAACAGAACAGGCTCTCTACTCCTACGAACTAACCATGTTAAACGCCATCAAAGAGGTTGAGGACAGCTTAAGTGGATTTCATGAACAGCGCCTCCGACTCGAGGCCTTAAACCACTCCGTACAGGCCTCCAAAGAGACTGTGAGCATGTCGATCAAACTTTACAAAGATGGTCTTACCCCATTCCAGGACGTACTCGATGCCCAGCGCTCTCTACTGAATTCTGAAAGTAATCAGGATGCTGCCAGAGGCGATGCTGCTGTTCAACTGGTCAGTCTCTATAAAGCTCTTGCCGGTGGCTGGACCACTCAGCCTGAGCGCCACAGCGAACTCCCACAATAA
- a CDS encoding lipid-binding SYLF domain-containing protein has protein sequence MLTKKLLSFFLFTIFSCQISTASADDYTDIQALVDQSTILMKSFGDDPEMTWFQHNIQYAKAVFIVPQMLKAGFFIGGSGGSGVLLSRDMKTNIWSYPVFYSMGAVSFGLQIGGEASEIVLMVMTDKGMDSMLSTSFKLGADVTVAAGPLGQGAKAATADILAFARSKGAFLGVSIEGAIVNPRDKWNAAYYKQKVSPADIIIGNTTHNPQADALRTTMAEQSKLKTTKVSY, from the coding sequence ATGTTAACCAAAAAGCTGCTGTCCTTCTTTCTTTTCACAATTTTCTCTTGTCAGATCAGTACAGCTTCAGCAGATGATTATACTGATATCCAGGCACTCGTTGATCAATCTACAATCCTTATGAAGAGTTTTGGCGATGACCCGGAAATGACGTGGTTTCAACACAATATTCAATATGCCAAGGCGGTATTCATTGTTCCTCAAATGCTGAAGGCTGGCTTCTTTATCGGTGGGTCAGGTGGTTCAGGGGTTTTACTTTCCCGGGATATGAAAACAAATATCTGGAGCTACCCCGTTTTCTATTCCATGGGCGCCGTCTCCTTCGGTCTTCAGATTGGTGGTGAGGCCTCGGAGATTGTCCTCATGGTCATGACAGACAAGGGTATGGATTCCATGCTCAGCACTTCTTTTAAACTCGGTGCCGATGTAACCGTTGCCGCCGGGCCCCTGGGACAAGGAGCAAAAGCTGCCACCGCTGATATCCTAGCCTTTGCACGATCCAAGGGGGCATTTTTGGGGGTTTCCATAGAAGGAGCAATCGTAAACCCTCGTGACAAATGGAATGCCGCCTACTACAAGCAAAAAGTCTCTCCTGCTGACATCATTATAGGAAACACAACACATAATCCACAGGCTGATGCACTGCGAACAACAATGGCTGAACAATCCAAATTAAAAACCACCAAAGTCTCCTACTAA
- a CDS encoding YkgJ family cysteine cluster protein: MVPLKEEVLLGIYEEFERWVDEDLACKKGCATCCTQNVVITAVEGEFIHRFICEKGMQEWFAEKLQKKAQTRRPELTTNGFAAACLEGKDVEPDSYGSSEPCPFLENDCCTIYEVRPFSCRCFASTVTCRPGIPALIGEQYLSASTAVMQLIEHLGQGEFLGNMQDVLLALCGLPENRKYFDLLPASMSDQGLANVVKALPLPGFLLLEEEMEKVAPLLEAVFAHTLKDGRTIESILNNR, from the coding sequence ATGGTTCCACTGAAAGAAGAGGTCCTGCTTGGGATCTATGAAGAATTTGAAAGGTGGGTCGATGAAGATCTTGCCTGTAAAAAAGGTTGCGCCACCTGCTGTACCCAGAATGTTGTGATTACAGCCGTTGAGGGAGAGTTCATCCATCGCTTTATCTGTGAAAAGGGCATGCAGGAGTGGTTTGCTGAAAAACTTCAGAAAAAGGCACAGACGAGAAGGCCTGAACTTACAACTAACGGTTTTGCTGCCGCTTGTCTTGAGGGGAAGGATGTGGAGCCGGATTCCTATGGCAGCAGTGAGCCCTGTCCGTTTTTGGAAAATGACTGTTGCACCATTTATGAGGTGAGGCCATTTTCCTGTCGCTGTTTTGCCTCCACTGTAACCTGCCGTCCAGGGATTCCGGCACTCATTGGAGAGCAGTATCTCTCAGCTTCAACAGCTGTAATGCAACTCATAGAGCATCTTGGCCAGGGTGAGTTTCTGGGGAATATGCAGGATGTTTTGCTGGCCCTTTGTGGGCTTCCTGAAAACCGAAAATATTTTGATCTTCTTCCTGCATCCATGTCTGACCAAGGGCTGGCAAATGTTGTAAAGGCATTGCCTTTGCCTGGTTTTCTTTTGCTTGAGGAAGAGATGGAAAAGGTGGCTCCTCTGCTTGAAGCTGTTTTTGCTCATACCTTAAAGGATGGCAGAACAATTGAAAGTATACTGAATAACCGTTAA
- a CDS encoding tetrathionate reductase family octaheme c-type cytochrome, whose protein sequence is MRKVSIISMAALGALIGSTQGFANDHDQIEGPFETPMEVTATCLECHEDAAKEVMATTHWTWEKMQTVPGKGTVSRGKKNAINNFCVSVGSNEPRCTSCHVGYGWKDGSFDFSDESRVDCLVCHDTTGTYKKPGAGAGMPAGFTGVESMDKKPVDLVKVAQNAGMPTRDNCINCHAYGGGGNNVKPGDMSNSMRNPSKDLDVHMDSKGLNFTCQQCHKTDSHDIPGQSLIVSASPGSTLDCTDCHGSSPHRYFPTATKYNAHAEKIACQTCHIAHFAKADGTKMSWDWSKAATSKEMAKEKKVVKEHGHAVYIFKKGQFTYESNVVPTYAWFNGTTSTYMIGDKIDPSKTTILNAPQGDKNDPDAKIMPFKIHTGKQIYDAKFNYLITPKVWGPKGDPDAFWVQFDWNKAAAAGMKVSGLEYSGTFDFAPTASYWPINHQVDPKEKALKCLDCHKSGNRMDWKALGYDGDPMATK, encoded by the coding sequence ATGAGGAAAGTATCGATCATTTCAATGGCTGCCCTGGGAGCACTCATTGGAAGCACCCAGGGGTTTGCCAATGACCACGACCAGATCGAAGGTCCATTTGAAACCCCCATGGAAGTAACAGCAACATGCCTTGAATGTCATGAAGACGCTGCCAAAGAAGTTATGGCAACCACTCACTGGACCTGGGAGAAAATGCAGACCGTCCCTGGAAAAGGTACAGTGTCACGCGGGAAAAAAAATGCGATCAACAATTTTTGTGTCTCGGTAGGGTCCAACGAACCACGCTGTACAAGTTGTCATGTTGGTTATGGTTGGAAAGATGGCTCTTTTGATTTCAGTGATGAGTCAAGAGTTGACTGTCTGGTCTGTCATGACACCACGGGAACTTACAAAAAACCGGGTGCAGGAGCAGGAATGCCAGCTGGTTTCACCGGCGTTGAAAGCATGGACAAAAAACCCGTTGATCTTGTGAAAGTTGCCCAAAATGCAGGTATGCCCACCAGGGATAACTGCATAAACTGCCATGCCTACGGTGGTGGTGGAAATAACGTTAAACCTGGAGACATGAGTAATTCCATGCGAAATCCAAGCAAGGATCTGGATGTACACATGGATTCCAAGGGACTTAACTTCACCTGTCAGCAATGCCACAAGACCGACAGTCACGACATTCCAGGGCAATCTCTCATAGTTTCTGCAAGCCCCGGCAGTACTCTTGACTGCACTGACTGCCACGGCAGTTCTCCACATCGTTATTTTCCAACAGCAACAAAGTACAATGCCCATGCGGAAAAAATAGCATGTCAAACCTGCCATATCGCACATTTTGCCAAGGCTGATGGAACTAAAATGAGTTGGGACTGGTCAAAAGCTGCGACAAGTAAAGAAATGGCAAAGGAGAAAAAAGTCGTTAAAGAACATGGACATGCCGTCTATATCTTCAAGAAGGGCCAATTCACCTACGAAAGTAATGTCGTGCCAACCTATGCCTGGTTCAATGGAACAACCAGTACCTACATGATTGGTGACAAGATTGACCCCAGCAAGACAACCATACTTAATGCCCCTCAGGGTGACAAAAATGATCCCGATGCCAAGATCATGCCTTTCAAGATTCACACCGGAAAGCAGATCTACGACGCCAAATTCAACTACCTGATCACGCCTAAAGTTTGGGGACCAAAAGGGGATCCCGATGCGTTCTGGGTTCAGTTTGACTGGAACAAGGCAGCTGCTGCTGGCATGAAAGTCAGTGGTCTTGAATACAGTGGAACTTTTGATTTTGCTCCCACCGCTAGCTACTGGCCTATTAACCATCAGGTTGATCCAAAAGAAAAGGCTCTCAAATGCCTTGATTGCCACAAAAGTGGTAACCGTATGGACTGGAAAGCTCTTGGCTACGATGGCGATCCAATGGCAACAAAGTAA
- a CDS encoding DUF3656 domain-containing U32 family peptidase, whose amino-acid sequence MKPKTQNYSKLELLAPAGSLQSFFAAVESGADAVFCGLKTFSARAKAKNFTMEELVGLAGYAHKLNKKIYVALNTLVKEDELSELISVLSELEYLGVDGLIIQDLGLYRVAHKYFPKIPLHASTQMVIHNLAGVKILEKMGFERVVLARELSLAEISYISENSNLEIEHFIHGALCYSLSGHCLFSSYIDGRSGNRGRCIQPCRRRYHHDNDSGFYFSTSDLSAIELIPNLASAGVMSLKIEGRMKSPEYVAAVVSAYRTVIDAGPGDEKNAVKRAKEQLETAMGRKSTSGFLHGPGSAEILMPARKGGIGRIIGRVERLHGDTVSFKTSGRIQIGDRLRIQPGNDRAGQGFTVRTLFLKNKSSSVAEKDSFVSITLPKIITKGRVSVGDLVFMLVSGQSFTMSEEACLRKIKTAPVPARSINLCIQCNEADSIFTVMADCNGNEVVKVYPVDMVPANRSPLKKETLLKIFSQTGHPELVLENLKAKDLPSVVIKPSRLKEIRRDFYAMLDGILKKRHRKDANQRLCVVQSDLCVPGNLQNKPASSQLYIVTDQQDDLHVVKDHPDLKFIFPLRTEFLEAALKVPLSLGEEKKRLFWDLPSVIFDDEWSNLQQLVDRAVVEGFSGFRFNNLSHFELVRSVRDGYFIAGPWLYALNSQAIDAIEELGGRCFSLSIEDDRENLSSLLQGKTLGKQLVTVYSPVDLFTSRIALPVEEKNGVFLKNDRGEKLHLTVNRGLTITQADKAFSLIGLISELQEMGCCNFVLDLRGTGLATPGGQEIMMAYAEDRTIPGTILLNYEKGLI is encoded by the coding sequence ATGAAACCAAAAACACAAAATTATAGTAAACTGGAACTATTGGCACCTGCTGGTTCACTGCAATCTTTTTTCGCTGCAGTCGAGAGTGGTGCCGATGCGGTTTTCTGTGGCTTGAAAACATTTTCCGCAAGAGCCAAAGCCAAAAATTTCACCATGGAGGAATTGGTCGGACTGGCTGGGTATGCTCATAAGCTGAATAAAAAGATTTATGTGGCTCTGAACACCCTGGTGAAAGAGGATGAGCTGAGCGAACTTATATCTGTCCTCAGTGAACTGGAATATCTCGGTGTGGATGGTTTGATTATCCAGGATCTTGGTCTGTATCGGGTGGCCCATAAATATTTTCCGAAAATTCCACTGCATGCATCCACCCAAATGGTCATTCACAATCTTGCCGGTGTTAAAATACTTGAAAAAATGGGCTTTGAAAGGGTGGTTCTGGCAAGAGAGTTGAGTCTTGCCGAAATATCCTATATTTCAGAAAACTCTAATCTTGAAATAGAACATTTTATTCATGGTGCCTTGTGCTATTCACTCTCCGGCCACTGTCTCTTTTCTTCCTACATTGATGGCAGGAGCGGTAATAGAGGTCGTTGCATTCAGCCATGCAGGAGGAGATATCATCATGACAATGATTCTGGATTCTATTTTTCAACCAGTGACCTTTCTGCCATTGAGCTGATTCCCAATCTTGCCAGTGCCGGAGTGATGAGCCTGAAAATTGAAGGTCGTATGAAGAGTCCCGAGTATGTGGCTGCTGTGGTTTCAGCCTATAGGACCGTTATTGATGCTGGCCCTGGTGATGAAAAGAATGCTGTAAAACGTGCTAAAGAGCAGTTGGAAACGGCAATGGGCAGAAAAAGTACTTCTGGTTTTCTCCATGGGCCAGGCAGTGCTGAAATCCTTATGCCTGCTCGCAAAGGAGGGATTGGTAGAATTATTGGCCGGGTCGAGCGACTTCATGGGGATACTGTTTCATTTAAAACATCTGGCCGTATTCAAATAGGTGACAGACTGCGTATTCAGCCAGGAAATGACAGAGCCGGACAGGGATTTACTGTTAGGACTTTGTTTCTTAAAAACAAATCCTCCAGCGTTGCAGAAAAGGATAGTTTTGTTTCCATAACCCTTCCTAAGATCATAACTAAAGGAAGAGTGAGCGTCGGGGATCTGGTTTTTATGCTTGTCAGTGGTCAGTCATTTACCATGAGTGAGGAAGCATGTTTGAGAAAAATAAAAACAGCACCTGTTCCGGCCCGGAGCATTAATCTGTGTATTCAATGCAATGAAGCGGATTCTATTTTCACGGTCATGGCTGATTGTAACGGCAATGAAGTGGTGAAGGTATATCCTGTGGATATGGTTCCTGCCAATAGATCACCCTTAAAAAAAGAGACGCTATTAAAAATCTTCTCTCAGACGGGACATCCTGAACTGGTATTGGAAAACCTTAAAGCAAAAGATTTACCATCAGTAGTTATAAAACCGAGTCGGTTAAAGGAAATACGACGCGATTTCTATGCAATGCTTGATGGGATCCTAAAAAAAAGACACAGGAAAGATGCGAATCAACGATTATGTGTTGTTCAGAGTGATCTTTGTGTTCCAGGAAACCTTCAGAACAAACCTGCAAGCAGCCAGTTATATATTGTTACGGACCAGCAGGATGATCTCCATGTGGTAAAAGACCATCCTGACCTGAAATTTATTTTTCCGTTACGCACTGAATTCCTTGAAGCGGCTTTAAAGGTACCTTTGTCTCTGGGTGAAGAAAAAAAACGATTGTTTTGGGATCTCCCGTCCGTGATTTTCGATGATGAGTGGTCAAACCTTCAACAACTGGTAGATAGGGCGGTTGTTGAAGGTTTTTCAGGCTTTCGATTCAACAACCTGTCTCATTTTGAACTGGTTAGAAGTGTGAGGGATGGGTACTTTATCGCCGGGCCGTGGCTTTATGCATTAAATAGTCAGGCGATAGACGCGATTGAGGAACTTGGTGGACGATGTTTTTCCCTGTCCATCGAGGATGACAGGGAGAATCTGAGTTCCTTGCTGCAGGGAAAGACCTTGGGAAAACAGTTGGTGACAGTTTATAGCCCGGTGGATCTTTTCACCTCCCGTATTGCCCTTCCTGTAGAAGAAAAAAATGGAGTTTTCCTGAAGAATGACAGGGGCGAGAAGTTACATCTCACAGTGAATAGGGGGCTGACCATTACTCAGGCAGACAAAGCCTTTTCTCTCATTGGTTTGATTTCAGAGCTCCAGGAAATGGGATGTTGTAATTTTGTCTTGGACCTACGGGGAACTGGGCTGGCAACTCCAGGAGGGCAGGAGATTATGATGGCCTATGCTGAAGATAGAACTATTCCAGGCACCATTCTGCTAAACTATGAAAAAGGGTTGATCTGA
- a CDS encoding nucleoside 2-deoxyribosyltransferase — translation MNFYFAGAIRGGRDDAEIYRNIIEFLQSRGTVLTEHVGDETLLQEEQSLSEKEIYARDMRWLEEADLLIAEVSTPSLGVGYELAVAEKLNIPCLCLFRNNKNNSLSAMIAGNSFFKVIVYTSLKEVEKYISHSLQKFFDSKSQINPFS, via the coding sequence ATGAATTTTTACTTTGCGGGTGCCATCCGCGGTGGTCGTGATGACGCTGAAATATACCGTAATATAATAGAGTTTCTTCAGTCACGGGGGACGGTTCTTACTGAACATGTTGGAGATGAGACACTCCTGCAGGAAGAGCAGTCTCTCTCCGAAAAAGAAATATACGCTCGCGATATGCGATGGCTTGAAGAGGCCGACCTGCTCATAGCTGAGGTCTCCACACCATCACTCGGTGTTGGCTACGAGCTTGCTGTTGCTGAAAAGCTCAACATCCCCTGCCTCTGCCTGTTTCGTAACAATAAAAACAATTCCCTGTCCGCCATGATTGCCGGCAATTCTTTTTTCAAAGTGATAGTATACACAAGTCTGAAGGAAGTGGAAAAATACATTTCTCATTCCCTCCAGAAATTCTTTGACAGCAAAAGTCAGATCAACCCTTTTTCATAG
- the rnd gene encoding ribonuclease D, which produces MITTPEALEALIKRAQETNAVALDTEFVWEKTYYPKLGLIQLALSNEECFLIDPCALDDLSPLGELLADRSVVKIFHDAPQDLTILRTATGKDPKNIFDTRLAAGFAGFTSTLSLGALIELLLDIKLEKTETRTNWLKRPLNSKQTLYAMDDVRYLRAVRVLLLARVLPETLPWLEEELQRLDNPASYLGVTDEERYTKIKGAGGLEAQSLAILQELAAWREAEARHRNRPRGHIIKDTVLLSIARERLTSPDTLEQCEGISVKSVKTYGDTLIQLVNKGLQRPTEECPPLLSVPKLSTKEKKALTGLQDYITLKSDVSGIDPALLGNKSELLQCIRHSSTSTSRQKIGWRRRFLAEMESE; this is translated from the coding sequence ATGATTACAACACCAGAAGCTCTAGAAGCCCTTATAAAACGGGCCCAGGAAACAAACGCAGTAGCCCTTGATACAGAATTCGTATGGGAAAAGACCTATTATCCCAAGCTTGGGCTTATTCAGCTGGCACTTTCCAATGAGGAATGTTTCCTCATCGATCCCTGCGCTTTAGACGATCTTTCCCCATTAGGAGAATTACTCGCTGACAGATCAGTTGTCAAAATATTTCACGATGCCCCTCAAGATCTTACGATCCTGCGTACTGCAACTGGCAAAGATCCCAAAAATATTTTTGACACCAGATTAGCGGCCGGATTTGCAGGGTTCACCTCTACACTTTCCCTCGGAGCCCTGATCGAATTACTTCTTGATATCAAACTTGAAAAAACCGAGACACGTACCAATTGGCTCAAGCGGCCATTGAACTCAAAGCAGACATTATATGCAATGGATGATGTCCGATACCTGCGAGCTGTACGTGTTCTCCTGCTTGCCCGCGTCCTCCCTGAAACGCTCCCCTGGCTGGAAGAAGAACTGCAAAGACTAGACAACCCGGCAAGCTACCTTGGTGTCACAGATGAAGAACGTTACACAAAGATAAAGGGAGCAGGAGGTCTTGAGGCACAGTCTCTGGCAATACTTCAGGAGTTAGCCGCCTGGCGAGAAGCGGAGGCGAGACACAGAAATCGTCCGCGCGGTCACATCATAAAAGATACCGTGCTTCTCTCTATAGCCAGAGAACGACTGACAAGTCCCGACACCTTAGAACAATGCGAAGGAATATCTGTAAAAAGTGTCAAAACCTACGGAGACACCCTGATTCAACTTGTAAATAAAGGGTTGCAACGGCCTACAGAAGAGTGCCCTCCCCTCCTGTCTGTCCCCAAACTGAGTACCAAAGAAAAAAAAGCGCTCACCGGTCTGCAGGACTATATTACCCTGAAAAGCGATGTCAGCGGCATAGACCCTGCCCTCCTTGGTAACAAAAGTGAGCTTTTGCAATGCATACGACACAGCTCAACCTCCACCTCACGCCAGAAAATCGGGTGGAGGCGGAGATTTCTTGCCGAAATGGAATCGGAATAA
- a CDS encoding microcin C ABC transporter permease YejB — MIFYILKRIGLMIPTLFGVMLLTFVVTQFVPGGPVEQLLAQMEGLGNGGEVAGSTSVYRGDSGLDDVRLAQLKELYGFDQPPATRFVNMMKNYLVFDFGNSYYYHQSVADLVISRMPVSMSLGLWSFVIVYGVCIPLGISKAVRDGSRFDMLTSTAILIGYAIPGFVLAIVLIVLFGGGSFWNIFPLRGIVSDGWADMGMVQKILDYLWHMVLPITSGAVGSLAVMTMLTKNSFLEEIRKQYVLTARAKGLSEQQVLYKHVFRNGIIPIITGFPGYFIAAFFTGSLLIETIFSLDGMGLLAYQSVLNRDYPVVLGTLYFFTIIGLFSRLLSDLSYVVVDPRISFDRTD, encoded by the coding sequence TTGATTTTTTATATTTTAAAACGTATAGGGCTGATGATCCCGACTCTTTTCGGAGTGATGCTTCTCACTTTTGTTGTGACCCAGTTTGTGCCCGGTGGCCCGGTGGAACAGTTACTGGCTCAGATGGAGGGACTCGGAAATGGGGGAGAGGTTGCCGGAAGTACCTCCGTTTATCGTGGTGATTCTGGACTTGATGACGTACGGCTAGCGCAACTCAAAGAGTTGTATGGTTTTGACCAGCCTCCAGCTACCCGTTTTGTGAACATGATGAAAAATTATCTCGTGTTTGATTTTGGAAACTCCTATTACTATCACCAGTCTGTAGCTGATCTGGTGATTTCCAGAATGCCCGTATCCATGTCACTTGGACTCTGGAGCTTTGTTATTGTTTACGGAGTTTGTATTCCACTTGGTATCAGTAAGGCGGTCCGTGACGGTTCCCGATTTGACATGCTGACATCAACCGCAATTCTGATAGGATATGCAATACCTGGTTTTGTCCTTGCAATCGTTTTAATAGTTCTCTTTGGCGGTGGCTCATTCTGGAATATTTTTCCCCTGCGAGGGATTGTTTCCGACGGTTGGGCTGACATGGGTATGGTGCAGAAAATTCTTGATTATCTTTGGCATATGGTCCTTCCCATTACGTCAGGTGCTGTTGGCAGTCTTGCTGTAATGACAATGCTCACTAAGAATTCCTTTCTTGAAGAAATCCGTAAACAGTATGTTTTAACGGCGCGGGCCAAGGGGTTAAGTGAGCAGCAGGTGTTGTATAAACACGTATTCAGGAATGGAATCATCCCTATTATTACAGGATTTCCAGGGTACTTTATCGCCGCGTTTTTCACAGGCAGTCTGCTTATTGAGACGATTTTTTCACTCGATGGTATGGGGCTCCTTGCCTATCAGTCAGTGTTGAATCGTGACTACCCGGTGGTGTTGGGAACCCTTTATTTTTTTACTATTATCGGTCTTTTTTCCAGATTGCTTTCGGATCTGAGTTATGTAGTGGTTGACCCGAGGATCAGTTTTGACAGAACCGATTGA